The DNA sequence ACTCCGACCGTCACGCGCGTCAGCTCCGGGAAGCGGCGAGGGCGGCGGCGAAGCGCGCTGCGCGCTGCTCGAGGTCGGCCCAGTCGGAGTTCTTGATCGAGGCGCCGTTCGCGAGGTCGCCTCCGGCTCCCACGGCCACGGCCCCTGCCCTGAACCAGTCGGCGAGGTTGTCGGGCGTGACGCCGCCGGTCGGCATGAGCGGCGCATCGGGGAACGGCCCGCGCAGCGCGCCGAGGTAGGAGGGGCCGCCGAGCGAGGCGGGGAAGATCTTCACCACGTCGACGCCGAGCTCGAGAGCGCCCATGACCTCGGTCGGGGTCATGGCTCCCGTCATGACGACGCGACCGGTGTCGAGCATGGTGCGGGTGAGCGCCGGCAGGGTGCCGGGGCTCACGAGGAATTCGGCGCCGGCGTCGGCCGCGGCCGTCGCCTGCTCGGCGGTGGTCACGGTGCCTGCTCCGACGTAGGCGGCGTCGCCGTGGCGGGCGATGAGTTCGCGGATGACGGCGGGAGCATCGGGGGTCGAGAACGTGACCTCGATGCCGGTCACCCCGCCGCGGATGATCGCCTCGGACGCCTCGAGAGCGAGCTCGGGGGAGGGTGCGCGGAGGACGGCGAGGACGCCGGTGGCGCGGGCGCGGTCGAGACGGTCGGG is a window from the Microbacterium sp. LWO14-1.2 genome containing:
- a CDS encoding bifunctional 4-hydroxy-2-oxoglutarate aldolase/2-dehydro-3-deoxy-phosphogluconate aldolase; translated protein: MPDRLDRARATGVLAVLRAPSPELALEASEAIIRGGVTGIEVTFSTPDAPAVIRELIARHGDAAYVGAGTVTTAEQATAAADAGAEFLVSPGTLPALTRTMLDTGRVVMTGAMTPTEVMGALELGVDVVKIFPASLGGPSYLGALRGPFPDAPLMPTGGVTPDNLADWFRAGAVAVGAGGDLANGASIKNSDWADLEQRAARFAAALAASRS